In candidate division KSB1 bacterium, the following are encoded in one genomic region:
- a CDS encoding DUF885 domain-containing protein, which yields MKVLTILPILFLLLLLSCSTQDSQNSLGILFDEEWAFRMEENPLFATNAGHHQYNDRLPSVTEADQTRRYEYYSDLMERLEAIDRSSLSETDRINTDIFKRQIWEKIENYKFKAYLVPFTADDGFHISFARIPDQVPLATVSDYENYIKRLNAFPGYVDQHLGLLRQGIESGITMPRIVLQGYEVTIETHIVDDPTKSVFYKPFEKIPTTVAASERERLGETGKKAIMDGVVKGYRTLLRFMVDEYIPNARTSIGASELPNGREYYAQRVKYFTTLDMSVDEIHQLGLQEVKRIRSEMEQIIKKVGFSGSFADFLKFLRTDPRFYAKTPEELLKQASYIAKQMDAKLPSLFKTMPRLPYGVAPVPDHLAPKYTTGRYVGAALGSTQPGYYWVNTYALDRRPLYTLEALTFHEAVPGHHLQIALARELQGLPNFRRFSYISAFGEGWGLYCEWLAKEVGFYTDPYNEFGRLTYEMWRACRLVVDTGMHAMGWTRKQAMDYLGSNTALSLHNVRTETDRYISWPGQALAYKIGELKIRELRQKAEEALGEKFDIREFHDVVLLNGAIPLTTLENLVNSYIQKHTATN from the coding sequence ATGAAAGTTCTGACTATTCTACCCATACTATTCTTGCTTTTACTTTTAAGCTGCTCGACTCAAGATTCACAGAATTCACTCGGCATCTTGTTTGATGAAGAGTGGGCATTCCGTATGGAGGAGAATCCGCTTTTTGCCACTAATGCCGGACATCATCAATATAACGATCGTTTGCCCTCGGTCACTGAAGCGGATCAAACGCGGCGTTATGAGTATTATTCTGACCTCATGGAACGCCTCGAGGCTATTGACCGGTCCTCTTTAAGTGAAACAGACCGGATCAATACCGACATCTTTAAACGCCAGATTTGGGAGAAAATTGAAAACTATAAATTTAAAGCATACCTGGTTCCGTTTACCGCCGACGACGGTTTCCATATCTCTTTTGCCCGAATACCGGATCAAGTTCCCCTGGCCACGGTAAGCGATTACGAGAATTATATCAAACGCCTGAATGCTTTTCCCGGTTATGTCGACCAGCACCTCGGCCTTTTGCGCCAGGGCATCGAATCCGGGATAACCATGCCCAGGATAGTTTTACAAGGCTATGAAGTAACCATTGAAACACATATCGTAGACGACCCAACAAAGAGCGTTTTTTATAAACCGTTTGAGAAAATTCCGACAACGGTCGCCGCAAGCGAGCGCGAACGTCTCGGAGAAACTGGCAAAAAGGCGATCATGGACGGTGTGGTGAAGGGTTACCGAACGTTGCTCCGTTTTATGGTGGATGAGTATATCCCGAATGCCCGTACAAGCATCGGCGCCTCAGAGCTGCCGAATGGCCGGGAATATTACGCTCAGCGGGTGAAATATTTTACCACCCTGGATATGAGCGTCGACGAAATTCACCAGCTCGGTCTTCAGGAGGTTAAGCGTATTCGTTCGGAGATGGAGCAAATCATAAAGAAAGTTGGATTTTCCGGGAGCTTTGCTGATTTTCTCAAATTCCTGCGCACGGATCCACGGTTTTATGCCAAAACCCCTGAAGAACTTCTGAAGCAGGCTTCCTATATTGCCAAGCAAATGGATGCGAAGCTACCGTCACTTTTCAAAACCATGCCAAGGTTGCCTTATGGTGTCGCGCCGGTGCCGGATCATCTGGCCCCTAAATATACCACCGGCCGCTATGTCGGCGCTGCACTCGGCAGTACCCAGCCCGGTTATTATTGGGTCAACACCTATGCGCTGGATCGGCGCCCCTTATACACGCTTGAGGCACTTACCTTTCACGAAGCCGTCCCCGGACACCATCTGCAAATTGCTTTAGCCCGCGAGTTGCAAGGTTTGCCGAACTTCAGGCGTTTTTCTTATATTTCCGCTTTTGGGGAAGGTTGGGGGCTTTACTGCGAATGGCTTGCCAAAGAAGTGGGATTCTATACAGACCCATACAATGAGTTCGGCCGTCTGACCTATGAAATGTGGCGCGCATGCCGATTGGTGGTGGACACCGGAATGCACGCCATGGGCTGGACCCGGAAGCAGGCAATGGATTACCTGGGGTCTAATACAGCGTTGTCTCTGCACAACGTCAGAACGGAGACCGACCGCTACATCTCCTGGCCAGGGCAAGCACTCGCCTATAAAATTGGCGAGCTTAAAATTCGGGAATTGCGTCAGAAAGCTGAAGAAGCCCTGGGCGAGAAATTCGATATTCGCGAGTTTCATGATGTTGTGCTGTTGAACGGCGCGATTCCTTTAACGACGCTGGAGAATCTGGTAAATAGCTATATTCAAAAGCATACTGCGACAAACTAG